The sequence TTATTCCCCGCAGCACCGCTCTAACCTATGCTCGACagtctgtactccgtaacgCTGCAAAGTCTCCGTGTTTCTCTCAATCCAAAATTTCCACAAGATGTCTGTACACTTCAATTCCGCAAATTAACCATGGACCAGGGTTAACTTCCACTTAGGCATCACCACCGTGCAATCTGACATCTTTAAGCCCACCAAATATGGCGGCAAGTATACAGTGACGCTGATCCCGGGTATGAGTGCCTTATCCCCGTTCGATGCTGGGTCGAATTCGACATGGTTGCTGACTTTGGGGGACTAGGTGATGGAATTGGAGCCGAGGTCGCAGAATCCGTGAAAACCATCTTCAAAGCAGACAATGTACCCATCGAATGGGAACAGGTCGACGTGAGCGGTGTGGACGCGGGAACTAAACATTCAGAGGAGCTATTTAAGGAATCCATTGCGTCTCTAAGGCGAAACAAGATAGGTCTCAAGGGCATTTTGCACACACCAGTCGAAAGATCAGGACATCAGTCTTTCAATGTAGCCCTTCGGCAGGAACTCGACATCTACGCCTCGATTGTTTTGATTAAGAATATTCCTGGTTACAAGACCCGGCATGATAACGTTGATTTGTGCATCATCCGTGAGAATACTGAGGGCGAATATTCGGGTTTGGAGCATCAGTCCGTCAGCGGCGTCGTTGAGTCGCTCAAAATTATTACCCGAGCAAAGTCCGAGCGTATTGCGAAATTTGCTTTCAGCTTTGCGCTCGCGAACAACCGCAAGAAAGTCACATGCATACACAAAGCGAATATTATGAAACTCGCCGATGGACTTTTCCGGAGCACCTTCAAAAAGGTCGCCGAGAGCTACCCGACCCTAGAAATCAACGATATGATTGTCGACAATGCATCCATGCAGGCTGTTTCTCGCCCACAACAATTCGACGTAATGGTCATGCCTAATCTTTACGGAGGTATTCTTTCAAACATCGGTGCTGCACTTGTGGGTGGCCCGGGTATCGTGCCGGGATGCAACATGGGTCGTGACGTTGCTGTCTTTGAGCCCGGTTGCCGGCACGTTGGCCTTGACATCAAGGGCAAAGATCAAGCAAATCCAACGGCCTTGATCTTGTCAGGCTCCATGCTTCTCCGTCACCTTGGTCTTGATGAACATGCAAATCGTATTTCCAAGGCAGTCTACGATGTCATTGGCGAAGGGTAAGTTGACCTCCAATCTCCCAACGTTCAAACCCTCCTCGCAAGATTTTTGAATGATGCCGTTTCGTTTAGAAGCTAACTTAATCAGTGTTGTTCGGACTCGGGACATGGGTGGCCAGGCTACTACCCACGAATTCACTAGAGCTGTTTTGGACAAGATGGAAGCGGCCCTCTAAGCATCGGAGTCGAACCACTGTATGGACTAAGGGCAACCGCGCGAATCGGATCCGCTCCGCGCACTTTCGGCCTATTTACAACTGTTCGAAATTCGCGGCAAGATGTATTCGCGAAATCTACGCTCCAAAGGCAAACTAACGGCCCCAAACGAACTCTCCTATCCTCAATACACCATGAAAGGTaaattatatatatttacatgAACTGCTGAAAGCTTGATATTGACTCgattttctttgttgtcccAGCATATGTTTGTAGATATTTTAAAGACATGTTTCCAAGCTCACTGCATTTTGTTTAGAGGGTTCCTCGTGAAACATAAAATACTTGTAAAATAGGTGTCGCACAGCCCTCGAAATCCATATTCTTCAATTTTACCCTCCTTTTTTCAACAGAGGTTCTGATTGAAAAGTGTTTCCGAATTGGTTCAAAAGCATTAAGGTGAAAGAGCTGAAATAAAGCCTAAGATAGCTACCGGTACATCA is a genomic window of Coccidioides posadasii str. Silveira chromosome 3, complete sequence containing:
- the IDH1 gene encoding isocitrate dehydrogenase (NAD(+)) idh1 (EggNog:ENOG410PFT1~COG:E~BUSCO:7569at33183), whose product is MFSMRVAQNAQSVLRNAAKSPCFSQSKISTRCITTVQSDIFKPTKYGGKYTVTLIPGDGIGAEVAESVKTIFKADNVPIEWEQVDVSGVDAGTKHSEELFKESIASLRRNKIGLKGILHTPVERSGHQSFNVALRQELDIYASIVLIKNIPGYKTRHDNVDLCIIRENTEGEYSGLEHQSVSGVVESLKIITRAKSERIAKFAFSFALANNRKKVTCIHKANIMKLADGLFRSTFKKVAESYPTLEINDMIVDNASMQAVSRPQQFDVMVMPNLYGGILSNIGAALVGGPGIVPGCNMGRDVAVFEPGCRHVGLDIKGKDQANPTALILSGSMLLRHLGLDEHANRISKAVYDVIGEGVVRTRDMGGQATTHEFTRAVLDKMEAAL